Proteins from a single region of Lampris incognitus isolate fLamInc1 chromosome 16, fLamInc1.hap2, whole genome shotgun sequence:
- the LOC130126800 gene encoding uncharacterized protein LOC130126800 translates to MTEGVDCSAASCVSAIKTFVENGKTLLELAVKESQEGSLQDFIQQKIRIECDQSLLGLIEAAAALYRSLSVKKKKDAEDLWRKWYRVAELQDAVEDFLQLGVEWDAFLEHLDNKVYQSETTRDQGAPARLVAPDTQLINARTGERLTLDRYLGKGEKILLVLIRQFSCLLCRLHLKDLEANQRALDARSLRVVVVSFGCQEGAQHWLQETGCRYDMLLDPHRKLYSTLGLGSSLKKVLNFNNMLLYGEYLLANMEFPRGLPTIQDDMFQLGGDFIVDEQGRLLFSHRCQSPIDRPSLKDILAA, encoded by the exons ATGACTGAGGGAGTGGACTGCTCTGCAGCCTCTTGTGTGAGTGCTATTAAGACTTTTGTTGAAAACGGAAAAACTCTGCTGGAGCTCGCCGTGAAGGAAAGCCAGGAAG GATCCCTCCAGGACTTTATTCAACAGAAAATCCGGATCGAATGCGACCAGTCTCTTTTGGGCCTGATTGAGGCTGCCGCTGCGTTGTATAGAAG CCTGTctgtgaaaaagaaaaaagatgctgAAGACTTGTGGAGAAAATGGTATCG CGTTGCTGAACTGCAGGACGCTGTGGAAGACTTTCTGCAGTTGGGA GTCGAGTGGGATGCCTTTCTGGAGCACTTGGACAATAAGGTGTATCAGAGCGAGACAACACGGGATCAAGGTGCTCCGGCCAGATTGGTTGCACCCGACACGCAGCTCATCAATGCCAGGACTGGAGA AAGGCTGACGTTGGACAGATACCTCGGCAAAGGTGAAAAGATTCTGCTGGTGTTGATCCGCCAGTTCTCCTGCCTCCTTTGTCGTCTCCATCTTAAAGATCTGGAGGCCaatcag AGGGCCCTGGATGCACGCTCACTCAGAGTGGTTGTAGTGTCATTTGGCTGTCAGGAGGGGGCACAACACTGGCTACAGGAGACAGGTTGTCGGTATGACATGCTACTGGACCCGCACAGAAAG CTGTACAGCACATTGGGCCTGGGATCGTCTCTGAAGAAAGTGTTGAATTTTAACAACATGCTCCTCTACGGTGAATACCTGCTCGCCAATATGGAGTTCCCCAGAGGCCTTCCAACTATCCAAGACGACATGTTCCAG CTGGGAGGAGACTTCATCGTGGATGAACAGGGGAGGCTGCTGTTCTCTCACCGCTGTCAGAGTCCCATAGACCGACCCTCTCTGAAGGACATACTGGCAGCATGA
- the txlnbb gene encoding taxilin beta b, with product METCPESCPTQAAGPRPDPAVGQHTDLTEDLGQQLEDIISAYQATEVTAEPEDAVEVAATKEADTRKEKKLEKKMLKNLGKEATLVMQSLSKHDSFEQKLEAMIKKHVELLEEHRGDQKQLKVLQKKLLQVMKEKDTLQSEHSRAILARSKLEGLCRELQRHNKTLKEETLQRCREDDLKRKEITTHFQGTLSEIQAQIEEHSSRNTKLCQENSALAEKLKGLISQYDQREANLEKVFKHRDLKEKLLETKLAQANMLLKEAEEKHKLEKEHLLKQAAECKVKLKLMKEQEVDMKAQLLVYSEKFDEFQGTVSKSNGVYASFKQDMDKMSKKMKKLEKECLSWKSRFDGCNKALIDMVADKALKEKEMELFSIKNQKLEKLCRALQEERKSLYQKAEDAGGHPDIKNTPETKEKESTEELGGSAGRPSQENPVPATETASMTAPAAGAPSAAAIAIETPLAKELAKLKAEQARMQEIATSFTISHVIPANVLCPDADDSQSHELPEVSQVHEGHRAEKSSGEQTHDVLIPVNGTHHEEDKEEEGGHQQQRDLEMESVD from the exons ATGGAGACTTGTCCGGAAAGTTGCCCGACACAGGCGGCCGGTCCCCGACCGGACCCGGCTGTGGGTCAACACACTGACCTGACGGAGGACCTCGGCCAGCAGCTGGAGGACATCATTAGCGCCTACCAGGCCACCGAGGTCACCGCCGAGCCGGAGGACGCCGTCGAGGTCGCTGCCACCAAAGAGGCAGACACTCGCAAGGAAAAGAAACTAGAGAAGAAGATGCTGAAAAACCtag GGAAGGAAGCCACACTTGTGATGCAGAGTTTGAGCAAACACGACTCTTTCGAACAGAAACTGGAGGCCATGATAAAGAAACATGTGGAGCTG CTGGAGGAGCATCGCGGGGACCAGAAACAGCTGAAGGTCCTGCAGAAGAAGCTGCTGCAGGTGATGAAGGAGAAGGACACGCTGCAGAGCGAGCACAGCCGCGCCATCTTGGCCCGCAGCAAACTGGAGGGACTCTGCCGAGAGCTGCAGAGACACAACAAGACCCTGAAG GAAGAGACGCTGCAGCGGTGCAGAGAGGATGACCTGAAGAGGAAGGAGATCACCACTCATTTCCAGGGGACGCTCAGTGAGATCCAAGCCCAGATCGAAGAGCACAGCAGCCGAAACACCAAGCTGTGTCAGGAGAACAGCGCCCTGGCTGAGAAACTCAAGGGGCTCATTTCACAGTACGACCAGCGGGAGGCG AACTTGGAAAAAGTCTTCAAACACAGAGATCTGAAAGAAAAGCTGCTGGAAACCAAACTTGCGCAGGCCAACATGCTGCTGAAGGAGGCCGAGGAGAAGCACAAACTGGAAAAGGAACAT CTGCTAAAACAGGCGGCGGAGTGCAAGGTGAAACTGAAGCTCATGAAGGAGCAAGAGGTCGACATGAAGGCTCAG CTCCTCGTCTACTCTGAGAAGTTTGACGAGTTCCAGGGGACGGTGTCCAAGAGTAATGGAGTCTACGCCAGCTTCAAACAAGATAtggacaag ATGTCGAAGAAGATGAAGAAACTGGAGAAGGAGTGCTTGTCATGGAAGTCTCGCTTTGATGGCTGCAACAAAGCTCTCATAGACATGGTGGCAGAT AAAGCGctgaaggagaaggagatggaGCTCTTCAGCATCAAGAACCAGAAGCTAGAGAAGCTCTGCAGGGCACTGCAGGAGGAGCGGAAGAGTCTCTATCAGAAGGCTGAGGACGCCGGAGGTCACCCGGACATCAAAAACACACCTGAGACCAAAGAGAAGGAGAGCACGGAGGAGCTTGGGGGGTCCGCAGGGAGACCCAGCCAGGAAAACCCCGTCCCTGCCACTGAAACCGCTTCCATGACTGCCCCTGCTGCTGGTGCCCCGTCTGCTGCTGCCATTGCCATAGAAACGCCGCTGGCTAAggaactggccaaactgaaagcAGAGCAGGCGCGAATGCAGGAGATCGCGACCTCTTTCACGATCTCACACGTCATACCTGCAAATGTGCTGTGCCCTGACGCTGATGACAGCCAATCACATGAACTCCCCGAGGTCAGTCAGGTTCATGAGGGTCACCGAGCAGAGAAGAGCAGCGGGGAGCAAACCCATGATGTCCTCATCCCAGTCAATGGCACCCATCAtgaagaagacaaagaagaagagggTGGACACCAGCAGCAGAGAGATCTGGAGATGGAGTCGGTGGATTAG